TAAATGCTGCCCTTCGTAAAACACGTGGGTAATTATCATTGCCTCACGAGTCCATTGCCAGTTTGCCTGATCAAAAAAGATATTTCCCAGACCATAAAAAATCACACTATCTTGATAGTTCTCTATAACCTGGGGGGTATGCGCCTGAGTTCCCACAACAATGTCAGCCCCGTAATCTGCAGCCAGTTCAAAATAATACCTTTGGTTAGGAATACCAACAGGTAAATAACAACTACTAAGTCCATCATAACACCAGCATTCCTGAAACTGAAAGTCCACAATAACAATATCTGCATTTTCACTTGCTTCTCCAATATCTTGCCTCATGTTTTCATCACTTTCGTATGCATTAGCTCCCGGGTGTGAGTCGGTAGCAAGCGCATATGAATTACCGTAATACCAATCGTAAAAGTTGTATCCAATAAATGCAATCTTTGTACCCTTTTCTTCAATATACAAAATTTCACTTGCACTTACAGCATCCTTTCCTCCACCAAAATGCTTTATACCTAAGTTATCATACATATCAATGGAAAATGCATTCCAGCTGGAGCCATAATCATTATTATGATTTCCCGTAAGTTCAACAATGTCTATTCCCGCATTAGTTAACGATTCCACATAGTTAGGATGAGAGCAAAATCTATAGGTAGGACTATCCACAGGAGAACAATCCGTAACAAAAGAAACTTCATTACTTGTGTGTGCAATGTCTGACGCACGAAGATATTCCGCAATCCTTTGTGATGGCCAATCATACTGACCAACGCGCTCTATCTTTGCAGCAAGTGATCTTGTAATTGCAGTAACGCCTGTTTGAGTAACCGTTAGTAACTTTTCAGGATCTCTATTTGTCAATGGATCGAATGACAGTGGCATGGAACGATCAGTTATAAGATATGATCGTAAAGGATAATCCGCGTCAAAATCAAAAGGACTAATTCCATCAACAGTTAAAGCACGATATTGCGGACTAAGTTCGGTAAATAGAACAAGCCCTACAAGCGTTCTATCAAGATCAAGTGCAGCATAAACATCAGCAGTTGTATCAACAATAGTAAGATTTGGATGAGTAAAAAATACCGGAATTTTTTCTAGCGTAGCACGAGTCGAAACTATAGAAGAAGTTGCCAAGAGGTCGGTGTCTTCAATCTTTGATTTAACGTTTGTAACAGCAGCAAAGTATATCTCTTCAAGAATAGGTTGAGAAACAACATCAGTGTTAGGAAAATAACTTTCGTAGTTAAACCTTAAACCTCCTACAGAAACAACGTTCGAAGGAATGTTCAAACAAAAGTAGCCTGACTCGGATAATCTTTCTTTTACAT
This Candidatus Dojkabacteria bacterium DNA region includes the following protein-coding sequences:
- a CDS encoding CapA family protein; protein product: MKKPYILAFIITVIVSSLCMSWYFKSVNFLAEKSGVSVAAKPFVVKVLILPMSVDPNVKERLSESGYFCLNIPSNVVSVGGLRFNYESYFPNTDVVSQPILEEIYFAAVTNVKSKIEDTDLLATSSIVSTRATLEKIPVFFTHPNLTIVDTTADVYAALDLDRTLVGLVLFTELSPQYRALTVDGISPFDFDADYPLRSYLITDRSMPLSFDPLTNRDPEKLLTVTQTGVTAITRSLAAKIERVGQYDWPSQRIAEYLRASDIAHTSNEVSFVTDCSPVDSPTYRFCSHPNYVESLTNAGIDIVELTGNHNNDYGSSWNAFSIDMYDNLGIKHFGGGKDAVSASEILYIEEKGTKIAFIGYNFYDWYYGNSYALATDSHPGANAYESDENMRQDIGEASENADIVIVDFQFQECWCYDGLSSCYLPVGIPNQRYYFELAADYGADIVVGTQAHTPQVIENYQDSVIFYGLGNIFFDQANWQWTREAMIITHVFYEGQHLSTVVHPIYYEGASMQPEILWEGSHRESLMDRYFQR